The following coding sequences lie in one Pseudorca crassidens isolate mPseCra1 chromosome 2, mPseCra1.hap1, whole genome shotgun sequence genomic window:
- the GALE gene encoding UDP-glucose 4-epimerase isoform X3 yields MAEKVLVTGGAGYIGSHTVLELLEAGYSPVVVDNFHNAIRGGGSMPESLRRVQELTGHSVEFEEMDILDQAALQRLFKKHSFTAVIHFAGLKAVGESVQKPLDYYRVNLTGTIQLLEIMRAHGVKNLVFSSSATVYGNPQYLPLDEAHPTGGCTNPYGKSKFFIEEMIRDLCQADKAWNAVLLRYFNPIGAHASGCIGEDPQGIPNNLMPYVSQVAIGRREALNVFGNDYDTEDGTGVRDYIHVVDLAKGHIAALRKLKEQCGCRIYNLGTGTGYSVLQMVVAMEKASGKKIPYKVVARREGDVAACYANPSLALKELGWSAALGLDRMCEDLWRWQKQNPSGFGAQA; encoded by the exons ATGGCGGAGAAGGTGCTGGTAACAGGTGGGGCTGGCTACATCGGCAGCCACACCGTGCTGGAGCTGCTGGAGGCGGGCTATTCGCCGGTGGTCGTCGACAACTTCCATAACGCCATTCGTG GAGGGGGCTCCATGCCTGAGAGCTTGCGCCGGGTTCAGGAGCTGACAGGCCACTCTGTGGAGTTTGAGGAGATGGACATCTTGGACCAGGCAGCCCTACAGCGTCTTTTTAAGAAG CACAGCTTCACGGCAGTCATCCACTTTGCTGGGCTCAAGGCTGTGGGCGAGTCGGTGCAGAAGCCTCTGGATTACTACCGAGTTAACCTGACAGGAACCATCCAGCTTCTGGAG ATCATGAGGGCCCACGGGGTGAAGAACCTGGTGTTTAGCAGCTCGGCCACCGTGTATGGGAACCCCCAGTACCTGCCCCTGGATGAGGCTCACCCCACAGGTGGCTGTACCAACCCCTATGGCAAGTCCAAGTTCTTCATCGAGGAAATGATCCGGGACCTGTGCCAGGCAGACAAG GCCTGGAATGCAGTGCTGCTGCGATATTTCAACCCCATAGGCGCCCACGCCTCGGGCTGCATCGGCGAGGATCCCCAGGGCATCCCCAATAACCTCATGCCCTATGTCTCCCAG GTGGCGATTGGACGACGGGAGGCACTAAATGTCTTTGGCAACGACTATGACACAGAGGATGGCACAG GCGTCCGGGATTACATCCATGTCGTGGATCTGGCCAAGGGCCACATCGCGGCCTTGAGGAAGCTGAAGGAGCAGTGTGGCTGCCGg ATCTACAACCTGGGCACGGGCACGGGCTATTCGGTGTTACAGATGGTCGTGGCCATGGAGAAGGCCTCGGGGAAGAAG ATCCCGTACAAGGTGGTGGCCCGGCGGGAAGGCGATGTGGCTGCCTGTTATGCCAACCCCAGCCTGGCCCTCAAGGAGCTGGGCTGGTCAGCAGCCTTAGGGCTGGATAGGATGT GTGAAGATCTATGGCGCTGGCAGAAGCAGAATCCTTCAGGCTTTGGCGCGCAGGCCTGA
- the LYPLA2 gene encoding acyl-protein thioesterase 2 isoform X2 has translation MCGNTMSVPLLTDAATVSGAERETAAVIFLHGLGDTGHSWADALSTIRLPHVKYICPHAPRIPVTLNMKMVMPSWFDLMGLSPDAPEDEAGIKKAAENIKALIEHEMKNGIPANRIVLGGFSQGGALSLYTALTCPHPLAGIVALSCWLPLHRAFPQPGASHNTPTPHPQEMAAVKEFLEKLLPPV, from the exons ATGTGTGGTAACACCATGTCTGTGCCCCTGCTCACCGATGCTGCCACTGTGTCTGGAGCTGAGCGGGAAACAGCTGCG GTTATTTTTTTACATGGCCTTGGAGACACAGG GCACAGCTGGGCTGACGCCCTCTCTACTATCCGGCTCCCTCACGTCAAGTACATCTGTCCCCACGC GCCTCGGATCCCTGTGACACTCAACATGAAGATGGTGATGCCCTCCTG GTTTGACCTGATGGGGCTGAGTCCAGATGCCCCAGAGGACGAGGCTGGCATTAAGAAGGCAGCAGAGAACA tcaaGGCCTTGATCGAGCATGAGATGAAGAATGGGATCCCTGCCAATCGGATCGTCCTGGGAGGCTTTTCACag ggtGGAGCCCTGTCCCTCTACAcagccctcacctgcccccacCCTCTGGCTGGCATTGTGGCATTGAGCTGTTGGCTGCCTCTGCACCGGGCCTTCCCCCAG ccaGGAGCCTCTCACaatacccccaccccccacccccaggagatgGCAGCTGTGAAGGAGTTTCTTGAGAAGCTGCTGCCTCCTGTCTAA
- the HMGCL gene encoding hydroxymethylglutaryl-CoA lyase, mitochondrial isoform X2 has product MATVKKAALWRLVGLASLRAVSTSSVGTFPKQVKIVEVGPRDGLQNEKNIIPTPMKIKLIDMLSEAGLPVIEATSFVSPKWVPQMADHAEVMKGIQKFPGISYPVLTPNFKGFQAAVAAGAKEVAVFGAASELFSKKNINCSIDESVQRFDEILKAARAASIPVRGYVSCVLGCPYEGKISPAKVAEVAKKMYSVGCYEISLGDTIGVGTPGTMKDMLSAVMHEVPVAALAVHCHDTYGQALANTLMALQMGVSVVDSSVAGLGGCPYAHGASGNLATEDLVYMLAGLGVHTYSVFDHGGPGLC; this is encoded by the exons GTTAGCACCTCATCTGTGGGTACTTTCCCAAAGCAAGTGAAAATTGTGGAAGTTGGTCCCCGAGACGgactacaaaatgaaaag AATATTATACCTACTCCAATGAAAATCAAACTGATAGACATGCTTTCCGAAGCAGGACTCCCTGTTATAGAAGCCACCAGCTTTGTGTCTCCCAAATGGGTTCCCCAG ATGGCTGACCACGCTGAAGTCATGAAGGGCATCCAGAAATTTCCCGGCATCAGCTACCCAGTGCTGACCCCAAATTTCAAAGGCTTCCAGGCAGCG GTTGCTGCCGGAGCCAAGGAAGTGGCTGTCTTTGGAGCTGCCTCCGAGCTCTTCAGCAAGAAGAACATCAACTGCTCCATAGATGAGAGTGTGCAGCGGTTTGACGAAATCTTGAAGGCAGCTCGGGCAGCCAGTATCCCTGTGCGGGG GTACGTCTCCTGTGTGCTCGGATGCCCCTACGAAGGGAAGATCTCCCCGGCTAAAGTagctgag GTTGCCAAGAAGATGTACTCGGTGGGCTGCTATGAGATCTCTCTGGGAGACACCATTGGCGTGGGCACCCCTGGGACCATGAAGGATATGCTGTCCGCTGTCATGCATGAGGTGCCAGTGGCTGCCCTGGCTGTCCACTGCCATGACACCTATGGCCAGgccctggccaacaccttgatggCCCTGCAG ATGGGAGTGAGTGTCGTGGACTCTTCTGTGGCGGGACTGGGAGGCTGTCCCTATGCACACGGAGCATCAGGAAACTTGGCCACCGAGGACCTGGTCTACATGCTGGCCGGCTTGGGCGTTCACACG TATTCAGTGTTTGACCACGGTGGGCCAGGCCTGTGCTAG
- the GALE gene encoding UDP-glucose 4-epimerase isoform X1, with protein sequence MAEKVLVTGGAGYIGSHTVLELLEAGYSPVVVDNFHNAIRGGGSMPESLRRVQELTGHSVEFEEMDILDQAALQRLFKKHSFTAVIHFAGLKAVGESVQKPLDYYRVNLTGTIQLLEIMRAHGVKNLVFSSSATVYGNPQYLPLDEAHPTGGCTNPYGKSKFFIEEMIRDLCQADKAWNAVLLRYFNPIGAHASGCIGEDPQGIPNNLMPYVSQVAIGRREALNVFGNDYDTEDGTGVRDYIHVVDLAKGHIAALRKLKEQCGCRIYNLGTGTGYSVLQMVVAMEKASGKKVKIYGAGRSRILQALARRPETLPYQGPEKEEKQLPALQPLGGTQGPQSLPYLRPQRCPLSPPGMRPSAPLTRYQGSLFHRVQEPRRTTKSKWGEAGP encoded by the exons ATGGCGGAGAAGGTGCTGGTAACAGGTGGGGCTGGCTACATCGGCAGCCACACCGTGCTGGAGCTGCTGGAGGCGGGCTATTCGCCGGTGGTCGTCGACAACTTCCATAACGCCATTCGTG GAGGGGGCTCCATGCCTGAGAGCTTGCGCCGGGTTCAGGAGCTGACAGGCCACTCTGTGGAGTTTGAGGAGATGGACATCTTGGACCAGGCAGCCCTACAGCGTCTTTTTAAGAAG CACAGCTTCACGGCAGTCATCCACTTTGCTGGGCTCAAGGCTGTGGGCGAGTCGGTGCAGAAGCCTCTGGATTACTACCGAGTTAACCTGACAGGAACCATCCAGCTTCTGGAG ATCATGAGGGCCCACGGGGTGAAGAACCTGGTGTTTAGCAGCTCGGCCACCGTGTATGGGAACCCCCAGTACCTGCCCCTGGATGAGGCTCACCCCACAGGTGGCTGTACCAACCCCTATGGCAAGTCCAAGTTCTTCATCGAGGAAATGATCCGGGACCTGTGCCAGGCAGACAAG GCCTGGAATGCAGTGCTGCTGCGATATTTCAACCCCATAGGCGCCCACGCCTCGGGCTGCATCGGCGAGGATCCCCAGGGCATCCCCAATAACCTCATGCCCTATGTCTCCCAG GTGGCGATTGGACGACGGGAGGCACTAAATGTCTTTGGCAACGACTATGACACAGAGGATGGCACAG GCGTCCGGGATTACATCCATGTCGTGGATCTGGCCAAGGGCCACATCGCGGCCTTGAGGAAGCTGAAGGAGCAGTGTGGCTGCCGg ATCTACAACCTGGGCACGGGCACGGGCTATTCGGTGTTACAGATGGTCGTGGCCATGGAGAAGGCCTCGGGGAAGAAG GTGAAGATCTATGGCGCTGGCAGAAGCAGAATCCTTCAGGCTTTGGCGCGCAGGCCTGAGACCCTCCCCTACCAGGGaccagaaaaggaagagaaacaacTGCCTGCTCTCCAGCCTCTGGGAGGAACCCAGGGGCCTCAGAGCCTCCCCTACCTCAGACCCCAACGGTGCCCACTCAGCCCACCAGGCATGAGGCCAAGCGCACCACTGACCAGGTATCAGGGGTCTCTATTCCACAGGGTCCAGGAACCCAGGAGGACCACCAAGAGCAAGTGGGGCGAAGCAGGGCCCTGA
- the GALE gene encoding UDP-glucose 4-epimerase isoform X2, whose protein sequence is MAEKVLVTGGAGYIGSHTVLELLEAGYSPVVVDNFHNAIRGGGSMPESLRRVQELTGHSVEFEEMDILDQAALQRLFKKHSFTAVIHFAGLKAVGESVQKPLDYYRVNLTGTIQLLEIMRAHGVKNLVFSSSATVYGNPQYLPLDEAHPTGGCTNPYGKSKFFIEEMIRDLCQADKVAIGRREALNVFGNDYDTEDGTGVRDYIHVVDLAKGHIAALRKLKEQCGCRIYNLGTGTGYSVLQMVVAMEKASGKKVKIYGAGRSRILQALARRPETLPYQGPEKEEKQLPALQPLGGTQGPQSLPYLRPQRCPLSPPGMRPSAPLTRYQGSLFHRVQEPRRTTKSKWGEAGP, encoded by the exons ATGGCGGAGAAGGTGCTGGTAACAGGTGGGGCTGGCTACATCGGCAGCCACACCGTGCTGGAGCTGCTGGAGGCGGGCTATTCGCCGGTGGTCGTCGACAACTTCCATAACGCCATTCGTG GAGGGGGCTCCATGCCTGAGAGCTTGCGCCGGGTTCAGGAGCTGACAGGCCACTCTGTGGAGTTTGAGGAGATGGACATCTTGGACCAGGCAGCCCTACAGCGTCTTTTTAAGAAG CACAGCTTCACGGCAGTCATCCACTTTGCTGGGCTCAAGGCTGTGGGCGAGTCGGTGCAGAAGCCTCTGGATTACTACCGAGTTAACCTGACAGGAACCATCCAGCTTCTGGAG ATCATGAGGGCCCACGGGGTGAAGAACCTGGTGTTTAGCAGCTCGGCCACCGTGTATGGGAACCCCCAGTACCTGCCCCTGGATGAGGCTCACCCCACAGGTGGCTGTACCAACCCCTATGGCAAGTCCAAGTTCTTCATCGAGGAAATGATCCGGGACCTGTGCCAGGCAGACAAG GTGGCGATTGGACGACGGGAGGCACTAAATGTCTTTGGCAACGACTATGACACAGAGGATGGCACAG GCGTCCGGGATTACATCCATGTCGTGGATCTGGCCAAGGGCCACATCGCGGCCTTGAGGAAGCTGAAGGAGCAGTGTGGCTGCCGg ATCTACAACCTGGGCACGGGCACGGGCTATTCGGTGTTACAGATGGTCGTGGCCATGGAGAAGGCCTCGGGGAAGAAG GTGAAGATCTATGGCGCTGGCAGAAGCAGAATCCTTCAGGCTTTGGCGCGCAGGCCTGAGACCCTCCCCTACCAGGGaccagaaaaggaagagaaacaacTGCCTGCTCTCCAGCCTCTGGGAGGAACCCAGGGGCCTCAGAGCCTCCCCTACCTCAGACCCCAACGGTGCCCACTCAGCCCACCAGGCATGAGGCCAAGCGCACCACTGACCAGGTATCAGGGGTCTCTATTCCACAGGGTCCAGGAACCCAGGAGGACCACCAAGAGCAAGTGGGGCGAAGCAGGGCCCTGA
- the GALE gene encoding UDP-glucose 4-epimerase isoform X4: protein MAEKVLVTGGAGYIGSHTVLELLEAGYSPVVVDNFHNAIRGGGSMPESLRRVQELTGHSVEFEEMDILDQAALQRLFKKHSFTAVIHFAGLKAVGESVQKPLDYYRVNLTGTIQLLEAWNAVLLRYFNPIGAHASGCIGEDPQGIPNNLMPYVSQVAIGRREALNVFGNDYDTEDGTGVRDYIHVVDLAKGHIAALRKLKEQCGCRIYNLGTGTGYSVLQMVVAMEKASGKKVKIYGAGRSRILQALARRPETLPYQGPEKEEKQLPALQPLGGTQGPQSLPYLRPQRCPLSPPGMRPSAPLTRYQGSLFHRVQEPRRTTKSKWGEAGP, encoded by the exons ATGGCGGAGAAGGTGCTGGTAACAGGTGGGGCTGGCTACATCGGCAGCCACACCGTGCTGGAGCTGCTGGAGGCGGGCTATTCGCCGGTGGTCGTCGACAACTTCCATAACGCCATTCGTG GAGGGGGCTCCATGCCTGAGAGCTTGCGCCGGGTTCAGGAGCTGACAGGCCACTCTGTGGAGTTTGAGGAGATGGACATCTTGGACCAGGCAGCCCTACAGCGTCTTTTTAAGAAG CACAGCTTCACGGCAGTCATCCACTTTGCTGGGCTCAAGGCTGTGGGCGAGTCGGTGCAGAAGCCTCTGGATTACTACCGAGTTAACCTGACAGGAACCATCCAGCTTCTGGAG GCCTGGAATGCAGTGCTGCTGCGATATTTCAACCCCATAGGCGCCCACGCCTCGGGCTGCATCGGCGAGGATCCCCAGGGCATCCCCAATAACCTCATGCCCTATGTCTCCCAG GTGGCGATTGGACGACGGGAGGCACTAAATGTCTTTGGCAACGACTATGACACAGAGGATGGCACAG GCGTCCGGGATTACATCCATGTCGTGGATCTGGCCAAGGGCCACATCGCGGCCTTGAGGAAGCTGAAGGAGCAGTGTGGCTGCCGg ATCTACAACCTGGGCACGGGCACGGGCTATTCGGTGTTACAGATGGTCGTGGCCATGGAGAAGGCCTCGGGGAAGAAG GTGAAGATCTATGGCGCTGGCAGAAGCAGAATCCTTCAGGCTTTGGCGCGCAGGCCTGAGACCCTCCCCTACCAGGGaccagaaaaggaagagaaacaacTGCCTGCTCTCCAGCCTCTGGGAGGAACCCAGGGGCCTCAGAGCCTCCCCTACCTCAGACCCCAACGGTGCCCACTCAGCCCACCAGGCATGAGGCCAAGCGCACCACTGACCAGGTATCAGGGGTCTCTATTCCACAGGGTCCAGGAACCCAGGAGGACCACCAAGAGCAAGTGGGGCGAAGCAGGGCCCTGA
- the LYPLA2 gene encoding acyl-protein thioesterase 2 isoform X1, with protein sequence MCGNTMSVPLLTDAATVSGAERETAAVIFLHGLGDTGHSWADALSTIRLPHVKYICPHAPRIPVTLNMKMVMPSWFDLMGLSPDAPEDEAGIKKAAENIKALIEHEMKNGIPANRIVLGGFSQGGALSLYTALTCPHPLAGIVALSCWLPLHRAFPQAANGSAKDLTILQCHGELDPMVPVRFGALTAEKLRSVVTPARVQFKTYPGVTHSSCPQEMAAVKEFLEKLLPPV encoded by the exons ATGTGTGGTAACACCATGTCTGTGCCCCTGCTCACCGATGCTGCCACTGTGTCTGGAGCTGAGCGGGAAACAGCTGCG GTTATTTTTTTACATGGCCTTGGAGACACAGG GCACAGCTGGGCTGACGCCCTCTCTACTATCCGGCTCCCTCACGTCAAGTACATCTGTCCCCACGC GCCTCGGATCCCTGTGACACTCAACATGAAGATGGTGATGCCCTCCTG GTTTGACCTGATGGGGCTGAGTCCAGATGCCCCAGAGGACGAGGCTGGCATTAAGAAGGCAGCAGAGAACA tcaaGGCCTTGATCGAGCATGAGATGAAGAATGGGATCCCTGCCAATCGGATCGTCCTGGGAGGCTTTTCACag ggtGGAGCCCTGTCCCTCTACAcagccctcacctgcccccacCCTCTGGCTGGCATTGTGGCATTGAGCTGTTGGCTGCCTCTGCACCGGGCCTTCCCCCAG GCAGCCAACGGCAGTGCCAAGGACCTGACCATCCTTCAGTGTCACGGGGAGCTGGACCCCATGGTTCCCGTACGGTTTGGGGCCCTGACAGCCGAGAAGCTTCGGTCCGTTGTCACACCCGCCAGGGTCCAGTTCAAGACTTACCCCGGGGTCACGCACAGCTCCTGTCCTCAG gagatgGCAGCTGTGAAGGAGTTTCTTGAGAAGCTGCTGCCTCCTGTCTAA
- the HMGCL gene encoding hydroxymethylglutaryl-CoA lyase, mitochondrial isoform X3: MATVKKAALWRLVGLASLRAVSTSSVGTFPKQVKIVEVGPRDGLQNEKNIIPTPMKIKLIDMLSEAGLPVIEATSFVSPKWVPQMADHAEVMKGIQKFPGISYPVLTPNFKGFQAAVAKKMYSVGCYEISLGDTIGVGTPGTMKDMLSAVMHEVPVAALAVHCHDTYGQALANTLMALQMGVSVVDSSVAGLGGCPYAHGASGNLATEDLVYMLAGLGVHTGVNLQKLLEAGAFICQALNRRTSSKVAQATCKL; encoded by the exons GTTAGCACCTCATCTGTGGGTACTTTCCCAAAGCAAGTGAAAATTGTGGAAGTTGGTCCCCGAGACGgactacaaaatgaaaag AATATTATACCTACTCCAATGAAAATCAAACTGATAGACATGCTTTCCGAAGCAGGACTCCCTGTTATAGAAGCCACCAGCTTTGTGTCTCCCAAATGGGTTCCCCAG ATGGCTGACCACGCTGAAGTCATGAAGGGCATCCAGAAATTTCCCGGCATCAGCTACCCAGTGCTGACCCCAAATTTCAAAGGCTTCCAGGCAGCG GTTGCCAAGAAGATGTACTCGGTGGGCTGCTATGAGATCTCTCTGGGAGACACCATTGGCGTGGGCACCCCTGGGACCATGAAGGATATGCTGTCCGCTGTCATGCATGAGGTGCCAGTGGCTGCCCTGGCTGTCCACTGCCATGACACCTATGGCCAGgccctggccaacaccttgatggCCCTGCAG ATGGGAGTGAGTGTCGTGGACTCTTCTGTGGCGGGACTGGGAGGCTGTCCCTATGCACACGGAGCATCAGGAAACTTGGCCACCGAGGACCTGGTCTACATGCTGGCCGGCTTGGGCGTTCACACG GGTGTGAACCTCCAGAAGCTCCTGGAAGCTGGGGCCTTTATCTGTCAAGCCCTGAACAGAAGAACCAGCTCCAAAGTGGCTCAGGCTACCTGTAAACTGTGA
- the HMGCL gene encoding hydroxymethylglutaryl-CoA lyase, mitochondrial isoform X1, whose translation MATVKKAALWRLVGLASLRAVSTSSVGTFPKQVKIVEVGPRDGLQNEKNIIPTPMKIKLIDMLSEAGLPVIEATSFVSPKWVPQMADHAEVMKGIQKFPGISYPVLTPNFKGFQAAVAAGAKEVAVFGAASELFSKKNINCSIDESVQRFDEILKAARAASIPVRGYVSCVLGCPYEGKISPAKVAEVAKKMYSVGCYEISLGDTIGVGTPGTMKDMLSAVMHEVPVAALAVHCHDTYGQALANTLMALQMGVSVVDSSVAGLGGCPYAHGASGNLATEDLVYMLAGLGVHTGVNLQKLLEAGAFICQALNRRTSSKVAQATCKL comes from the exons GTTAGCACCTCATCTGTGGGTACTTTCCCAAAGCAAGTGAAAATTGTGGAAGTTGGTCCCCGAGACGgactacaaaatgaaaag AATATTATACCTACTCCAATGAAAATCAAACTGATAGACATGCTTTCCGAAGCAGGACTCCCTGTTATAGAAGCCACCAGCTTTGTGTCTCCCAAATGGGTTCCCCAG ATGGCTGACCACGCTGAAGTCATGAAGGGCATCCAGAAATTTCCCGGCATCAGCTACCCAGTGCTGACCCCAAATTTCAAAGGCTTCCAGGCAGCG GTTGCTGCCGGAGCCAAGGAAGTGGCTGTCTTTGGAGCTGCCTCCGAGCTCTTCAGCAAGAAGAACATCAACTGCTCCATAGATGAGAGTGTGCAGCGGTTTGACGAAATCTTGAAGGCAGCTCGGGCAGCCAGTATCCCTGTGCGGGG GTACGTCTCCTGTGTGCTCGGATGCCCCTACGAAGGGAAGATCTCCCCGGCTAAAGTagctgag GTTGCCAAGAAGATGTACTCGGTGGGCTGCTATGAGATCTCTCTGGGAGACACCATTGGCGTGGGCACCCCTGGGACCATGAAGGATATGCTGTCCGCTGTCATGCATGAGGTGCCAGTGGCTGCCCTGGCTGTCCACTGCCATGACACCTATGGCCAGgccctggccaacaccttgatggCCCTGCAG ATGGGAGTGAGTGTCGTGGACTCTTCTGTGGCGGGACTGGGAGGCTGTCCCTATGCACACGGAGCATCAGGAAACTTGGCCACCGAGGACCTGGTCTACATGCTGGCCGGCTTGGGCGTTCACACG GGTGTGAACCTCCAGAAGCTCCTGGAAGCTGGGGCCTTTATCTGTCAAGCCCTGAACAGAAGAACCAGCTCCAAAGTGGCTCAGGCTACCTGTAAACTGTGA
- the HMGCL gene encoding hydroxymethylglutaryl-CoA lyase, mitochondrial isoform X4, with the protein MADHAEVMKGIQKFPGISYPVLTPNFKGFQAAVAAGAKEVAVFGAASELFSKKNINCSIDESVQRFDEILKAARAASIPVRGYVSCVLGCPYEGKISPAKVAEVAKKMYSVGCYEISLGDTIGVGTPGTMKDMLSAVMHEVPVAALAVHCHDTYGQALANTLMALQMGVSVVDSSVAGLGGCPYAHGASGNLATEDLVYMLAGLGVHTGVNLQKLLEAGAFICQALNRRTSSKVAQATCKL; encoded by the exons ATGGCTGACCACGCTGAAGTCATGAAGGGCATCCAGAAATTTCCCGGCATCAGCTACCCAGTGCTGACCCCAAATTTCAAAGGCTTCCAGGCAGCG GTTGCTGCCGGAGCCAAGGAAGTGGCTGTCTTTGGAGCTGCCTCCGAGCTCTTCAGCAAGAAGAACATCAACTGCTCCATAGATGAGAGTGTGCAGCGGTTTGACGAAATCTTGAAGGCAGCTCGGGCAGCCAGTATCCCTGTGCGGGG GTACGTCTCCTGTGTGCTCGGATGCCCCTACGAAGGGAAGATCTCCCCGGCTAAAGTagctgag GTTGCCAAGAAGATGTACTCGGTGGGCTGCTATGAGATCTCTCTGGGAGACACCATTGGCGTGGGCACCCCTGGGACCATGAAGGATATGCTGTCCGCTGTCATGCATGAGGTGCCAGTGGCTGCCCTGGCTGTCCACTGCCATGACACCTATGGCCAGgccctggccaacaccttgatggCCCTGCAG ATGGGAGTGAGTGTCGTGGACTCTTCTGTGGCGGGACTGGGAGGCTGTCCCTATGCACACGGAGCATCAGGAAACTTGGCCACCGAGGACCTGGTCTACATGCTGGCCGGCTTGGGCGTTCACACG GGTGTGAACCTCCAGAAGCTCCTGGAAGCTGGGGCCTTTATCTGTCAAGCCCTGAACAGAAGAACCAGCTCCAAAGTGGCTCAGGCTACCTGTAAACTGTGA